The sequence below is a genomic window from Perca flavescens isolate YP-PL-M2 chromosome 24, PFLA_1.0, whole genome shotgun sequence.
ATGTCGTCCTCCATCTTTCCTGGTTTCCAGCAGACAATGGCATTTTCACAGGACTGCAGTGAGACGGGAACAGATAAATAAAGAGCATGCTATTAAATAGTTACAGCCACATACACAGCTGGGTTTTTATTTGACCATTTTGCCAGAAAATGGGATTTCAGAATAGAACATATTTAGGATCACAAAGTATTCTGAGCAATGTTTGCTCACACTGTGTTGAATTAGTTGCCTCTTTTAGTAGATATAAGTCATTTTAAGTCAAGTTTTTACATTGAAGCCACTGTAAATATCTTTACACTGACTACTAACTTGCCTTGGAAAGAATAAGATCCCCCAGCCACCGCACACAGTCCACATAGTTCCTATGGATGTCTCGTGTTGAGAAGTCGGGGAAGTGAATTTTCTGTGAGACAAAAGGCCTAAAGAAAAATAATctgatgatgaaaataaatcaatctGAAGATGTGATAGCCTAAAACTGACATGGTTATTGTTTTATACCGGTTTGTCTTTGAGGGGTTGTACTCATAAGACCCACGGATGGCTTTCTGCATTCTCTCTGAATTGATTCGCCAAAGTTTTAAGGAGTGGTCCATCCCACACGACATAATCTTTTCACCTAGAAGATCGAAATCCTGCAGCGggattataaaaacaaacaaagcacgtTTGAATCCAGGTATTGTTGGAGCGTCGTTATACACAGAGGGGCTGATTTAACTAAATACTCACAGCACTCAGGACTTCATCCCGATGCCCTTCCACACCGCCAAATATTGCCACTAATGTGTCCGTCTGTATGTTCCATAGACGAAGGGCATGATCTGAGGAAACAAGTTCAGTCAAGAATTAATTAAATCTATCATCTTATTTCCCCTCCGAAGATGATCAAAAAACTGGACCACGTATATTGTTGGTTTTtctggtcaaacaaacacatattgCCTCCATTACAGGAAGACAATCTGGCTAACAACATGTGGTTAAACGTATTATGTTATCAGAGGTGAGCTGCTCTTTACAGACTAAATTTATCACTTGCAGCCGTCTGTAGGGATAGTGAGACAGCGGTAGCAGCTAAATCAAATGAGAGACACCTCCTTTACACTGATCCAACAGTgaatatacagtgggggaaataagtatttgaccccttgctgattttgcaggtttgcccacttacaaagaatgcaaaaatctacaattttaatcatatgtacattctaacagtgaaagacagaatcccaaagaaaattccagaaaatcacatcatatgaatttattaaaattgataaccatctgatgaggaaaaacaagtatttgaccccctggaccacagatgtcaaacggtttttatagttggtgacaaggtttgtgcacatttcggcagggatgttggcctcctccctgcagacagcctccaaatcattcaggttccgaggttgtcgcctggcaactcggaattttaagctccctccaaagattttcaatcggattcaggtctggagactggctaggccactccagaaccttgatgtgcttcttcttcagccactcttttgttgctttggcggtgtgcttagggtcgttgtcgtgctgaaacacccatcctcgacccatcttcagctctctcactgagggaaggagatgtcggtccagaattccacgatacatggccccgcccatcctcccctcaatacgatggagttgttccccttggctgaaaagcacccccaaagcatgatgttgccaccaccatgcttgacggtggggaaaCTCGGTGTTCTTTGTCCTCCAAACacacgagttgagttgaggccaaaaagttctattttggtctcatctgacacatcaccttcttccaggcctcttctgagtcgtccaggtggtgaatggcgaacttcatgcgggcctgtacatgtttcttcttgagcagggggaccttgcgtgcgctgcaggatttcaatccatgacagtgtgttaccaaccgtttcttttgtaactgtggtcccagctgccttcagttgattcatcagttcccccttgtggttttgggatgattcctcaccgttcgcatgatcaggcaagatcttgtgtggaggcccagaccgagggcggtggtgtggtgcttcttccatttcctgataactgcaccgacagttgactCCAaattgtagcccatcccagccttgtgcagatcaacaatcttgtccctgatgtccgtagaaagtctttggtcttgcccatggtggtgatgttggatgctggttgtttgtgtgttgacaggtgtcttttatacaggtaacgaggtgaggcaggtgtatttgatgtagataattggttcggattggggctgtgtcttaaagaaagactaactggcttgtaggagccagaatacttgctgtttgtccagggggtcaaatacttgtttttcctcatcagatggttatcaattttaataaattcatatgatgtgattttctggaattttctttgggattctgtctttcactgttagaatgtacatatgactaaaattgtagatttttgcattctttgtaagtgggcaaacctgcaaaatcagcaaggggtcaaatacttatttcccccactgtatacacTGATCTTACAGTGAATATATACACTGATCCAACGGTGAATATATCATAATGCACTTTCGGTTGGGCGAGGCTGATGTTTGGGGCACCTCCGTGCTGTGAAGTCAATAACTTTAAAAAGCAAGCTGTAACTggaaaaacatgaaatgtgccCAGTCAACAGTCACCTGATTAAATAAAAGATTACACTTCACACGGCCCTGGTAATAAAAAATAGACATGCTGGTGCCAAAAAGTAGGTAGTAACAAATCATGGGCGAGAGAGAATTTTTAGTGTGGAGATTAGGTCTATAAAGCCATCAAAGTTGATGTTTCTGCATCCAAAATACAGCCTTTTCACATGTCAGTCATGTTGTATTCACGCCACAAAAACAACACGTGACATACCATCCCCTCACTGGCTTTTCTGTGTCATAGATTAATTGCACTGTTATTGTAGGTTATTTACCTTTgctgacagacaggaggagaTTTGGATCCCTTGGATGGAACTTCAGCTCATTGATGGCATTTCCGTGACCTACATAATGCTGGAGttgaacaaaaaaaatttaattgtagacactatttttttctttaattgcCATTGCTgagaatgaataaataatcatAGTAAAACTGAATTAATGTAGAGGGAATCATTTTTGATGAATGGTTTATGAGTCAGCTAACTACAAAGATGCATTTTTTCTGAATAACGTCAATCTGAACTTGGGtcacttgtaatacaaaaaaagaggaaacatTCACATTTATCAAGGTTGTAGAAAAACTACATTTAAAATGGCTCCCAACAAATGGCAATATCAAATgtggctccccaaaacaagCCAAGGCAGAAAAGGACAGAATCTCCCTTTCCATCATCATGCTCAAACCACTTGTGACAGGCTGTTATGTACACTAAATGCATCTTTAATCAATGCATTTACTTTTAAGGATTATATGGAGGAATGATTGGCTAAGTGTGTGCTGTGTTACTCCCAGACAAAATGGGAGGCTGGCTGGAAAACACAGCCCAGGGTGCATACAAATGATCAAAGTCTACTGGCTATGACAAGACAGATCAGCTTTACCTTGATACACTGCATCGAGATGTTGTTGATCACCCGAATGATGCCACGGGACCCGGCGACAGCCAACAGAGGATGGCTTGTGTTTGTGTCGTAGGTCCAAGCACACGTATAGAAGTTCTCATCTGCCTTTACACACGTTTAGTCaaggaaaataaatcaaaaaactCTCCCAGTGAGCAAAATGTCCCTCTATAGTGGGAATCTACTGTACACCAGTGACCCTGCCCCCAACCTGCAGAGATGCACTCATTTTTAACCTCTGACAGAATCccagttttttttcctctcttgttcAAATATGGTTGTGTTAAACAACATTCATGCAAACAGTTCAAGTATGACATCTTAATGCAGTCATTGTTTGGGTTTAGCTCCACTGACAAGCAATTAAATAGGTCTGTCGGTTTCCTGTCATCCAGGTTATATAGTAGCTGTTTAAAACAAAAGCAAGTGGACCTAACACGGTGCCTGAGTGACAGAAGGACAATGAAGGAGGAGACAGCTCACAAAGAATCTCAAACAAGCAAAAGGATACGTCTGCATCGACATAAGACTGCAAGAGTCTCATTTCTCCCTGAGAGTGACATTCATACAGAGTTACCTGGGGAAGAAAAGACAGCACCAGTTAAGTATGGAACAAGACAAGaggcgacttacaattgctacatatgtcagaggtggCACGGATCTGGaacaactaggggttaagtgtcttgctcagggacacattggttgatgtatcgcagtgggaattgaacccagatccccacaccaaaggcatgtgtcccATGCACTGCGCCATCAGCACCCAAATGCTGTGGTCCaaccaaaacaaaatgtgcCACTGTGCACATTCCTGTGCAGCATCACAGAAATACCACAAGTCACTCAGATCACTTACCCTGTTACTCCCGACTGTGGCAAACACCAGCGGGTCTCCCTCCTTGCTGTGCCAGTTAAACTGGACTCCAAACAGCGGCTGGCCGTGGTCCTCCTGGAGAGATCAATTATGTCATTATGCACAAAGTTCAGGGGGTGAAATGAACACAAATCACCTAACCCACGCTGGCTATTTCAGTGTGTGATAAGACCGTAACGTTACTCCTATAAAAATCTAATGGATGGTTCAGCAGCAGTTTACGTAAGCAGCTTTGTAAGCAGGATCTGTATGTTTGATACAGGAGAAGGgacattttttgtaaaaaaataaaaatactttggTGGTAATTCTAACATGATAGAAAACCCCCAAATCTACTGAATAGGTTTTGGTAGAAGAAATGATGAAACCTGGACTCAAACTGTTCAGGGTGGCATCTGTACTCACCCTCAGGCTGttgacacatttaaaagaaTATCTGCACTTCTTGGACTTCCACTTGCCCTTGCCCCAGCTCTTTCTGCCCGGGGCGTTGGCAGTGTTCGTGGGTGTGTCTGGGCGCTCGGCGTTAGTCCCACTCTCAACGCTGACAGCATCATCCtgcaaatgcaaaaataaataaaagcaggtGATGTGTGGACATGTTAAAGATTTCTCCTGCAGGAatgtcagtatttgttaatTGCACGTCAGTAGGAACCTTTACAAGCTAAACCATCCCTTCTTACCAGTATCTGGAGCTCTTTTTACACTGTAATAGACATACTACTAACAAGTGACAAGCAACCGTGCACACAGAACAtgttattttgtaaaataaggTGTAACTTAGTTACAATAATCTGCATTAGCCTACATATATTTTAGCATCTTGTTACTGTATTTAGCTGCTTCACTAATACACATTTTGCTGCAGCATTTACATGGCTTACTCCAAGTCTAGGGGAACTAGCCTTGAAGAACTTTATCCTTGCACCAGTGgttgaattttttattttgtgtagcTTAAATCTGCTGACAGAAAGTAaatgtttgctaacgttagagaCCAAGGCAAGAAGACATTTGTTTGCCCTCCATGTTGGTAATTAGAGGACATCCCTCATTAACccgtttttttaatcatctctCAAACCATAATCcaacaactattaaattaaccaaGTCCTAACGCAGACAGACTCAAGTGGTTAGCAGCGGATATCATCATAGCTAAGTTAACGTTACACCTAGCCGGTACAGATGAACAAAGATGCTAGCTAACCACTTTAGCCGGCCGGCTACTTCGGCACGATGCTATCTGGCTAGAAGCAATTTATGGGATTTGTCGCTAAAGGAACATCGTTTAACTGCTTACATTCTCGTCTCCTGATAAATCGGGATTACTGTTCTCGTCACTgcttaatttctgctttttcgCTGGCATTTCTTTTCCCGCTTGAGAAGGGGACTCAGACATGTTCTTATTTTCCCTCATTTTGGCTCAAACTCCGCCTCTTCCGCTCCGCCGCCGCAAGTGCTGCCGGGTATGGCAGTTTGATTCAGTCTGAAGTTGTAGTTCATGTAGGttcacttcattttttttttatttagatggAAAATACAGATTATTTGTGCTTTTCTGCGTTAGATATGATTGTAACTTTATTAGTacttcacattattattatttcttgaaacatttctgtgcaataaaatgacaaataacAAATTTTAGTAGGTGCAACCCTAGAACATATCACTGAAGTCCAACTAGAGTATGCACAGTTTAGTGAGCATTAAATTAACTTTAAATGTTAAAGAAATGTCTCAGCCAGTCTGTGTTAGGATTCAAACTAGCCCCTGCACCTTTGCATTGCATTGAGGGAatccagttgaggtggttcagaTACTAAAGATGCTGGTTCTGGATGCCTACAAAGCATCTTCAACTGCATAAGCTATAAGGCTATCTTACATctaattttgtttttccttgaccacacaggtgttttcatttGTCTGGTTGATTAGACCTCTG
It includes:
- the eed gene encoding polycomb protein eed, which encodes MRENKNMSESPSQAGKEMPAKKQKLSSDENSNPDLSGDENDDAVSVESGTNAERPDTPTNTANAPGRKSWGKGKWKSKKCRYSFKCVNSLREDHGQPLFGVQFNWHSKEGDPLVFATVGSNRVTLYECHSQGEMRLLQSYVDADADENFYTCAWTYDTNTSHPLLAVAGSRGIIRVINNISMQCIKHYVGHGNAINELKFHPRDPNLLLSVSKDHALRLWNIQTDTLVAIFGGVEGHRDEVLSADFDLLGEKIMSCGMDHSLKLWRINSERMQKAIRGSYEYNPSKTNRPFVSQKIHFPDFSTRDIHRNYVDCVRWLGDLILSKSCENAIVCWKPGKMEDDIDHIKPNESNVTILGRFDYSQCDIWYMRFSMDFWQKMLALGNQVGKLYVWDLEVEDPHKAKCTTLTLPKCTSAIRQTSFSRDSSILIAVCDDASIWRWDRQR